A region of Moorena producens PAL-8-15-08-1 DNA encodes the following proteins:
- a CDS encoding GNAT family N-acetyltransferase → MNELKSDRLIYRKLNLDHVTETYVSWLNDPDINRYLEIRYYSHNIESCREFVRQMNADKSQYMLGMFMAESNRHIGNIKLGFIHNYHLRGQLSLLIGDKTLWGKGLATEAIRTVTKWGFETLGLARIEAGCYQENLASLKAFLKAGYQVEGFFRKHSLVDGRRLGSFWLGILPYEVT, encoded by the coding sequence ATGAATGAGCTAAAAAGTGACCGCTTAATCTATCGAAAATTGAACTTGGATCATGTAACAGAAACCTATGTGAGTTGGCTAAATGATCCAGATATAAATCGCTATTTGGAAATTCGTTATTATAGTCATAATATTGAAAGTTGTCGTGAGTTTGTAAGGCAAATGAATGCTGATAAAAGTCAGTATATGCTGGGAATGTTTATGGCCGAATCCAACCGTCACATTGGAAATATCAAGCTAGGGTTTATTCATAATTATCACCTTAGAGGGCAGTTGAGTTTATTGATTGGTGATAAAACTCTTTGGGGAAAAGGTCTAGCTACTGAAGCAATTAGAACGGTAACAAAATGGGGATTTGAAACCTTGGGCTTGGCCAGGATAGAAGCTGGATGTTATCAAGAAAACTTAGCATCTTTAAAGGCTTTTCTAAAAGCTGGTTATCAAGTAGAAGGATTTTTTCGCAAACATTCACTAGTTGATGGCCGCCGTTTGGGAAGTTTTTGGTTGGGAATTTTACCCTATGAAGTCACCTAG
- the pseC gene encoding UDP-4-amino-4,6-dideoxy-N-acetyl-beta-L-altrosamine transaminase produces MKKQYIPYGRQTISQKDIDAVVEVLQSDWLTQGPAIAKFEQSVADYCGATYGVAVSSATAALHIACLAAGLGKGDTLWTSPNTFVASANCGRYCGAWVDFVDINPRTYNLSVEELERKLIWAEKQGCLPKLVIPVHFAGQSCEMNSIAALAQKYGFRVLEDASHAIGGQYQGQPVGLCQFSDLAVFSFHPVKIITTGEGGMVLTNQADLYEKLIRLRTHGITRKPELMKGESDGPWYYQQLELGFNYRITDIQAALGVSQMQRLEEFVERRRFLAQRYNQLLSDLPLTLPWQHPDTNSSWHLYVIRLKLDQINKTHRQVFEKLRSLGIGVNLHYIPVHTQPYYQELGFGWGDFPEAEKYYREAISIPLHYGLTEQAQDRIFQTIQEVLM; encoded by the coding sequence ATGAAAAAGCAATATATTCCCTACGGTCGTCAAACTATTAGTCAAAAGGATATTGATGCTGTAGTTGAGGTTTTGCAATCCGATTGGTTGACTCAGGGACCAGCGATCGCTAAATTTGAGCAGTCTGTGGCGGATTATTGCGGGGCAACCTATGGTGTAGCTGTGTCTAGTGCTACGGCGGCTTTGCACATTGCGTGCCTAGCTGCTGGATTGGGCAAAGGGGATACACTGTGGACCTCCCCCAATACGTTTGTGGCATCTGCTAATTGTGGACGATATTGCGGGGCTTGGGTTGATTTTGTTGATATTAACCCTAGGACTTATAACCTTAGTGTAGAGGAGTTAGAGCGTAAATTAATTTGGGCAGAGAAACAAGGCTGTTTGCCAAAATTAGTAATTCCCGTTCATTTTGCTGGTCAGTCCTGTGAGATGAACTCGATTGCCGCTTTAGCTCAAAAGTACGGTTTTAGGGTACTTGAAGATGCTTCCCACGCCATTGGTGGACAATATCAAGGACAGCCGGTTGGCTTATGTCAGTTTTCTGATCTAGCGGTGTTTAGCTTTCATCCGGTGAAAATTATCACCACTGGTGAGGGTGGTATGGTGCTAACAAATCAGGCAGATTTATACGAAAAACTGATCCGACTACGCACTCATGGTATTACCCGCAAGCCGGAGTTGATGAAAGGGGAATCTGATGGTCCTTGGTATTATCAGCAGTTAGAGTTAGGGTTTAATTATCGCATTACTGATATCCAAGCAGCGTTGGGTGTTAGTCAAATGCAGCGCTTAGAGGAGTTTGTTGAGCGGCGCAGGTTTTTAGCTCAGCGATACAATCAGTTGTTGTCAGACTTGCCTTTAACTTTACCTTGGCAACATCCTGATACAAATTCAAGTTGGCATTTATATGTGATTCGGCTGAAGCTAGATCAGATCAATAAGACTCATCGTCAGGTATTTGAGAAACTTCGTAGTTTAGGAATTGGTGTTAATTTGCACTATATTCCGGTGCATACGCAGCCTTATTATCAAGAGTTAGGTTTTGGTTGGGGTGATTTTCCTGAAGCAGAGAAGTATTACCGAGAAGCGATTAGTATTCCCCTACATTATGGATTAACTGAACAAGCTCAGGACAGGATTTTCCAGACAATACAGGAAGTTTTAATGTAG
- the pseB gene encoding UDP-N-acetylglucosamine 4,6-dehydratase (inverting), with amino-acid sequence MLINQDSSILVTGGTGSFGKKFVETILQRFPKIKRLIIYSRDELKQFEMAQKFSPNQYPGVRYFIGDVRDARRLIRACERVDLVVHAAALKQVPTAEYNPMECIRTNVLGAENVIQAALDTGVKRVIALSTDKAAAPINLYGATKLCSDKLFIAANNIRGTRNLSFSVVRYGNVMGSRGSVIPFFLNKRHQGVLPITDPRMTRFNISLAEGVKMVFWAMEHGQGGEIFVPRIPSYNITDLAKAIGPECDHPVVGIRPGEKIHEEMITTSDSFTTVDLGSYYAILPTNNGNYSIEEYCERTGATRVEPGFSYNSGSNDRFLSIDEIRQLIVEHVDSSFRV; translated from the coding sequence ATGTTAATTAATCAAGATAGTTCCATTTTAGTTACAGGTGGAACTGGTTCCTTTGGAAAAAAGTTTGTAGAAACTATCTTACAACGCTTTCCCAAGATCAAGCGTTTAATAATTTACTCCCGTGATGAGCTAAAGCAGTTTGAAATGGCTCAAAAGTTTTCCCCCAATCAATATCCGGGAGTGCGGTATTTTATTGGTGATGTGCGAGATGCACGACGTTTAATTCGTGCTTGTGAACGAGTAGATCTTGTTGTTCATGCTGCTGCTCTTAAGCAAGTACCAACAGCAGAATATAATCCAATGGAATGTATTCGTACCAATGTGTTGGGTGCAGAAAATGTGATCCAAGCTGCCTTGGATACTGGAGTTAAACGGGTTATTGCCCTCTCAACGGATAAAGCTGCTGCTCCCATCAATCTTTATGGGGCAACGAAGCTTTGCTCCGATAAGTTATTTATTGCAGCTAACAATATTAGGGGCACAAGGAATTTGTCGTTTAGCGTTGTGCGCTATGGTAATGTGATGGGGTCTAGGGGATCGGTGATTCCCTTTTTTCTGAATAAGCGTCATCAAGGTGTATTGCCCATCACCGATCCTCGCATGACTCGCTTCAATATCTCCTTGGCAGAAGGGGTAAAAATGGTATTTTGGGCAATGGAACATGGTCAGGGAGGAGAAATTTTTGTACCCCGTATTCCTTCCTATAACATTACAGATTTAGCTAAAGCCATTGGTCCTGAGTGCGATCATCCTGTGGTGGGAATTCGACCAGGGGAGAAAATTCATGAGGAAATGATTACCACGTCTGATTCGTTTACCACTGTTGACCTTGGTTCTTACTATGCTATTTTGCCTACGAATAATGGAAATTACAGTATTGAAGAGTATTGTGAGAGGACTGGAGCAACGCGAGTCGAACCTGGATTTAGCTACAACTCTGGTAGTAATGATCGGTTTTTAAGTATTGACGAAATTCGGCAGTTGATTGTGGAACATGTAGATTCAAGCTTTAGGGTTTAA
- a CDS encoding phytanoyl-CoA dioxygenase family protein, with translation MNPINDTKLLDNLLFKLNYLVICLELFLKGIKAFQRDGRTPKNSHFAMVNLYVLTNGRFNDFMSLVQQIRHPKYPDVSPQGILGNLSQQDLKEIAREIRENGYYIASQRLNRDSIGRIFKFAEVTPASYVKLSNNYSRRLAKKIIFTPKAPISPRYNFSIQQIFENTDLLNLILDQSFLGVAQEYLNCSPVLDSAALWWSAPFNGKGTSEAAQEYHYDLSHLKFLKIFIYLTDVNSDNGPHCYVKGSHTRKPKALLPVGRKSDTAIGLHYPESEIHELCGHQGTIIIADTRGFHKGKPLVSGNRLIFQLEYSNSLFGANNPKVRMDKIPDVSRLRQLMDHYPRTYSQIVDLSVN, from the coding sequence TCCAAAGGGATGGTAGAACTCCAAAAAATTCCCATTTTGCCATGGTAAACCTTTACGTTTTGACCAATGGGCGATTCAATGACTTCATGAGCTTGGTACAGCAAATTCGACATCCCAAATATCCAGACGTTAGTCCACAGGGGATTTTAGGAAACCTGTCTCAACAGGACCTGAAAGAGATAGCTCGCGAAATTAGAGAGAATGGTTACTACATTGCTTCTCAACGACTCAATCGAGATAGTATAGGCAGAATTTTTAAGTTTGCCGAAGTTACTCCAGCATCCTATGTCAAATTATCTAATAACTATTCAAGACGTTTAGCTAAAAAAATAATTTTTACTCCTAAAGCTCCTATTTCTCCAAGATATAACTTTAGCATCCAGCAGATTTTTGAAAATACAGATTTACTCAATCTAATCTTAGATCAATCTTTCCTAGGAGTAGCTCAAGAGTATCTGAACTGTAGTCCGGTTTTGGATTCAGCTGCGCTTTGGTGGAGTGCACCCTTTAATGGCAAAGGGACATCAGAAGCAGCACAAGAATATCATTATGATCTGTCTCACCTTAAATTCTTAAAAATTTTTATATATCTAACAGATGTGAATTCTGATAATGGCCCCCATTGCTACGTTAAAGGATCCCACACCAGAAAACCAAAGGCATTACTTCCAGTGGGGAGAAAGTCAGATACTGCGATTGGCCTTCATTATCCAGAATCAGAAATCCATGAGTTATGTGGCCATCAGGGAACAATTATAATTGCTGATACCAGAGGATTTCATAAGGGTAAACCATTAGTAAGTGGAAATAGGCTCATATTTCAGTTAGAGTACTCTAACAGTTTGTTTGGGGCAAATAATCCGAAGGTTAGAATGGACAAGATTCCCGATGTTTCACGATTAAGACAATTAATGGATCACTATCCACGCACTTATAGTCAGATAGTAGACCTCTCTGTCAATTAA